The window CCAGGATATTGACACGCGTTTACGTGCTTTAGGCGCACAAATTAAGCGTGTTAATGCTGATGCACCGAGCCACTAAAATAACTTATCGTTTAAGCTATTAGTAAATAGTAATAGTTTAATAAAATAGATTGCCCCATAAAAGCCGAATGCTTTGTGGGGCTTTTTTTTTGTGAAATTAATAGGCATAGCGTTCATGTCGGCTAATAATTACTAGAGTAAGATGGGATTTATAAGAGAATGTACAATTAAAAAATACAAACGATGAGGTAAACTAATTTTTCGACAAAAGCAAAATACCCAGTTCTGGGTATTTCACAAAAAACGCTAAATAACTAATTTGCAATGAATTAACGCTCTTACTATGAAAAATATAAAAATGCACTTGATAAACGCTATAATGGGCTGTTTATTTATTTCTTTAGTAATTTTCGGATGCGAAAAAAATGATGCTGCTAATTCAGAAGAAGAACAAGTACTTACCTGCGGATCAACTTTGCCAACTGGCTTCCAATGTATTTCTGCCTCTGGCAAATCTACCCTAACAACAACTAATATTCCTGAACTTTACGGCTGTTGGGATTCAAAAAGCTTTGATTTTTGTGTAGAATATAAATCTAACGGCACTGGAATAATCACTTATAAACCATCCTCTTTTGTTGCTGGCTCTACCCAGAATATCAAATGGGGCGCTATGGTTAAAGCCAACGGCGACTTACTTTTATCTAATGTAGGCACCATATATATTGCTCATGAAAGCTTACAAGGATCAATCGATCCACAAATTGCTTTGCTTAGCTTTAAGCAATCGACAAAACAATGGTATGGCTTTGATCTTGTTACCATCGGAAAATGCGAAACCATTACAGGTGGAGGCACTTCAACTGGAGGCACTGGAAACATTGTTTTTTGGACGAATTCGGATTTGGGTTGTGGGGTAATAACCGTGAAAGTGAATAATCAAACTGGTTCAATTAGTAGTTACCACGGAACCAGCCCAGTTTGTGGTGCTGCAGGAACAGCCAATTTTACATTACCTGCTGGAAATTATACTTATACAGCAGAATGTAGCAAATATAAATGGACCTCAACATTTACAATCACTGCTGGATCTTGTTTTAAAATGCAACTTACATAAGTGATTTTGTTTCTTTGTATATAAAAATAGATGTCAAATTATAAACAAACCTATTGGTATGTTTATCTAAAACCTCTCATAGCTAAATATATAAATGGCACTGTTAATATTAAACCAATAATGAGCGGAATCCAAATTGGTTTAGCCCGGTAATTAGTGTTTTTTCCAATGTTTTCATTCCAAAACAATTGATACATTATGGTAACTCCGACCGCATTAATTATTAATGAAATTCCTGTGGATGCATGTGCAATAACTTCACTTGAGTAGATTAATCCCGCTGTAAAAAGGAAACCAAATAATATTAGCCAGCCCCACTGTTTACCTGCATTTTTAAGATTTATGGCCATCATTACTGAGCCAAAAAACACAGAAAACAGAATCGAAAAAACATAAATTGCCGTTTGAGAATAGTATTCTGGAGCATCAGGATCCTCTACTATATTTTTTTTCCAACCTTTAAGATTATCATCTTTGGTGCTTTCTTTTAGTCTGATTTTGTCTTCAACTTGTTCATCAATATCATGAGGTAATTCAACATTTCTGCTTTTTAATTCTTCTAAAGCGGCTCTTATACCTTCTGAAGTGTGTTTATCTACATGATCTAAATAATATTTTAATTGACCATCTGTTTTAGTTGAGAGGATTTCTTTGAGCGTTGCCATATTGTTTTTACAAAAAAGGCCGCAAGTTAATAACTTACAGCCTTTGTAAAAATTTATTACTAGTTTATTTTTTAATATAATTATCCCGATATCGCGTTAATAATATCATATTGGGTAATAATTTCAATTTTACCCGTTGCATCTTCTACTAAAACAGCAGAATTTTCCTTATTAATTAATGAAGATATTTTATCTATGGAAGTATTTAAATCAACAAAAGGAAAAGTTGCAGTCATAATTTCTGCAATTGGGGCAGACTTTAAACCCTGGTTTTCTAACAATGCAGTTAAGATATCGCTCTCTGCAATTTTACCTACAATCATTCCTTGTTGCGTTACAGGAATTTGAGAAATATTCATTGATTTAATGGTATTAATTGCTTCCAAAATTGATTTTTGAGCATCAAGCGTTACAATTTCTGTACTTTCTTTTTTCGCTAGAATAGATTTTGCCGTAAGTTTTTCATCTTGTAAAAAACCACGTTCACGCAACCAATCCTCGTTATACATTTTACCCATATATCGGCTTCCGTGATCATGAAAAATAACCACAACAACATCTTCTGGTTTCAATTTATCTTTTAGTTGAATTAATCCAGCAATTGCAGCACCAGCAGAATTTCCAACAAAAATACCTTCTTTTCTGGCAATATCACGAGTCATTAAAGCAGCATCTTTATCAGTTACTTTTTCAAATAAATCAATCACATCGAAATTCACATTTGCAGGTAAAAAATCTTCGCCAATACCTTCAGTGATGTAAGGATAAATCTCATCCTTATCAAAAATTCCTGTTTCTTTATACTTTTTGAATACCGATCCGTAGGTATCAATGCCCCAAATTTGAATATTTGGATTTTGTTCTTTTAAGTATTTACCTGTTCCAGAAATTGTTCCCCCAGTACCAACACCAACAACCAAATGGGTTATTTTGCCTTCGGTTTGTGCCCAAATTTCTGGTCCAGTTTGCTCATAATGAGCTGCTGTATTTGCTAAATTATCATATTGATTAGGTTTCCAAGAATTTGGAACCTCACGCTCTAATCTAGAAGAAACAGAATAATAAGAACGAGGATCTTCAGGTTCTACGTTTGTTGGGCAAACAATAACTTCAGCACCAAAAGCTCGCAACGCATCAACTTTTTCTTTTGATTGCTTATCTGTTGTTGTAAATATACATTTATAACCTTTTATAATGGCAGCCATTGCTAACCCCATACCGGTGTTTCCAGAGGTTCCTTCAATAATGGTTCCGCCTGGTTTTAATTTACCACTCTTTTCTGCATCATCAATCATTTTAACCGCCATTCTATCCTTAATTGAGTTCCCAGGATTGGTGGTTTCTATTTTTGCAAGAATAGTACCAGGGATGGCTTTTGTTATCGTGTTTAATTTAACCAATGGCGTATTGCCAATAGTTTCTAAAATATTATTGTACCACATTTTACAAAATTAATCATTATTTGTGGTTTTAGACTACTAAATTGATCAACTTAATTACAAATATTATAGAGTTAATTTTAAAAATTCTCATCGAAATGATTTATTTTTCTTAGGCATTAATAAGTGAATTTTGGGAATGCAGTAAAAATTTCAGCAGAAAACACGTAAGGCTTTTTTATAATTCAGCCGTTGAATTTTTAAATATTCTATTTCTCAACAGCATCATTATAATTACCATAAAAATTGTTATTCCGCAGATTAAGCCAATTATCGGAGCTGTCGAAAAGGTCATCGTCCAACCAGATATATATGAGCCCATTACATCGCAAAAATTAACCAAAGCCATATAAGCGGTAAACTGAGAGCCTTCTACTTTTTTCCGGCAAAGCAACATTAAAACGGGCATTGCTGCTACACTAAACATCGGGTCGGCAAAATTCCAAAGCATTAATCCTGCAATACTAAATGGCCTATAAACCCACATCATACCTAGGCTACAAAAAATAATGAGAAACAAGCAAATGGAAATCATTACGCTTAGCTGAAGCTTTTTTGGCCCAATCCTATCTGCAATTACTCCACCACCAATAGTTACAATTAAGGTTACTACTATACCCCAGCCACCTTGTAAAACTGAAACAGCATTATCTGCCCAATGAAGATTA is drawn from Pedobacter mucosus and contains these coding sequences:
- a CDS encoding pyridoxal-phosphate dependent enzyme — its product is MWYNNILETIGNTPLVKLNTITKAIPGTILAKIETTNPGNSIKDRMAVKMIDDAEKSGKLKPGGTIIEGTSGNTGMGLAMAAIIKGYKCIFTTTDKQSKEKVDALRAFGAEVIVCPTNVEPEDPRSYYSVSSRLEREVPNSWKPNQYDNLANTAAHYEQTGPEIWAQTEGKITHLVVGVGTGGTISGTGKYLKEQNPNIQIWGIDTYGSVFKKYKETGIFDKDEIYPYITEGIGEDFLPANVNFDVIDLFEKVTDKDAALMTRDIARKEGIFVGNSAGAAIAGLIQLKDKLKPEDVVVVIFHDHGSRYMGKMYNEDWLRERGFLQDEKLTAKSILAKKESTEIVTLDAQKSILEAINTIKSMNISQIPVTQQGMIVGKIAESDILTALLENQGLKSAPIAEIMTATFPFVDLNTSIDKISSLINKENSAVLVEDATGKIEIITQYDIINAISG